The following proteins are encoded in a genomic region of Synechococcus sp. ROS8604:
- a CDS encoding LysM peptidoglycan-binding domain-containing protein yields MRSIVAAALTLSALMPLQAGAASITVKPGDTISDLADRYGVSVKSLMRENGIRNSNHVEVGQTLRLPSGARGVVSAGKGRHTVRGGDTLGGIAARYRVSERDLIAINSLPSADHVEVGQTLKLPTSAVLPKPKPVAKAKPTPIKANPNATSHTVARGQTLTQIARAYEVPVASLIDLNTINDPNKVTIGTKLMLRDTRRPETSESVSTSVSTTVQTSTTPAAKPVLTATASQPAKSVQAKPVQSKPVQAKPAATKTAAPKKAVEAKPAAWRTYGPLQVDWSNWQSMGGSMVAPTLNSEGKPIYVAVNCSAGKINVTSSDGAWKSWIAPQTNFERDLVMDRCKKTA; encoded by the coding sequence ATGCGAAGCATTGTTGCCGCCGCCCTAACCCTGTCGGCACTGATGCCCCTTCAAGCGGGCGCGGCATCGATCACAGTAAAACCAGGTGACACCATCTCCGATCTTGCTGACCGCTATGGCGTTTCCGTTAAAAGCTTGATGCGAGAAAATGGAATTCGCAATTCCAACCATGTAGAAGTTGGGCAAACATTGCGTTTGCCAAGTGGTGCCAGGGGTGTTGTTAGCGCTGGCAAAGGACGCCACACCGTTCGCGGGGGAGACACCCTCGGTGGCATTGCGGCGCGATATCGCGTCAGTGAAAGAGATCTGATCGCCATCAACAGCCTTCCAAGCGCTGACCATGTTGAGGTTGGCCAAACGCTGAAGCTGCCGACATCGGCCGTGCTTCCCAAGCCAAAACCCGTGGCGAAGGCCAAGCCGACGCCGATCAAAGCCAACCCCAATGCCACATCCCACACCGTGGCTAGGGGTCAGACCCTCACCCAGATCGCGCGCGCCTATGAGGTTCCCGTGGCCTCGTTGATTGATCTCAACACCATCAATGACCCCAACAAGGTGACGATTGGAACCAAGTTGATGCTGCGGGACACCCGTCGCCCTGAGACCAGCGAATCGGTCAGCACATCTGTCAGCACAACAGTGCAAACCAGCACCACACCAGCAGCAAAGCCCGTTCTCACCGCCACGGCCAGCCAGCCAGCCAAGTCGGTTCAGGCTAAACCCGTTCAGAGCAAGCCAGTTCAAGCCAAACCTGCTGCGACAAAAACGGCAGCACCAAAAAAAGCAGTGGAGGCCAAACCAGCGGCATGGCGCACCTACGGTCCGCTCCAAGTGGACTGGAGCAACTGGCAATCCATGGGCGGCAGCATGGTGGCTCCAACCTTGAACAGCGAAGGCAAGCCCATCTACGTAGCGGTGAACTGCTCAGCAGGCAAAATCAACGTCACCAGCTCTGATGGCGCATGGAAAAGCTGGATTGCCCCCCAGACCAATTTCGAGAGGGATCTCGTGATGGATCGATGTAAAAAAACCGCTTAA
- a CDS encoding aldehyde dehydrogenase family protein, with the protein MQLKRFSDLLDRHEAEILEALRVDLAKPELEGMFEIVALLQELKVTRRRLKAWMRPRRIPVPIAQQPGRAQLIRDPLGCVLVIGPWNYPFMLTLQPLISALAAGNTVVLKPSEHAPATAALITRLITEGFPSDVVRVVNGDGSTAAALVDLGFDHIFFTGSGAIGAKVLAGAACHLTPVTLELGGKNPAIVLDGADLAVTARRLIWGKGVNAGQTCIAPDHLLVQTSIRQRLVEALREERRKLYGEDPIASADLSSLIHDRHFQHLEGLLATARAEGRILFGGECDHQSRKIAPTLIEVHSDQDPLMAEEIFGPLLPMLTVDTLDSAITRIQQQDKPLAIYLFGGDHNDQSEVLQRTSSGGVCFNDVVMQKGVPELPFGGVGPSGMGSYHAETGFQTFSHERSVLSRPFFLDIRLRYPPYSFNPAVFRCLVG; encoded by the coding sequence CTGCAATTGAAACGATTCAGCGACCTGCTGGATCGCCATGAAGCAGAGATTCTTGAGGCTCTTCGTGTCGACCTCGCCAAACCAGAGCTCGAGGGGATGTTTGAAATCGTGGCGTTGCTCCAAGAATTAAAAGTTACGCGGAGGCGCCTCAAGGCCTGGATGCGCCCTCGCCGCATCCCCGTGCCGATCGCGCAACAGCCAGGGCGGGCCCAACTCATCCGAGACCCCTTGGGATGCGTGCTTGTGATCGGTCCCTGGAACTACCCGTTCATGCTCACGCTCCAGCCCCTGATCAGTGCCCTTGCTGCGGGGAACACCGTTGTCTTGAAACCGTCCGAGCATGCTCCTGCCACTGCAGCCCTGATCACACGCCTCATCACGGAGGGATTCCCCAGCGATGTGGTGAGGGTGGTGAATGGGGATGGATCCACCGCGGCCGCTCTCGTGGACCTTGGTTTCGACCACATCTTTTTCACAGGCAGTGGAGCGATTGGAGCCAAGGTGCTGGCCGGTGCCGCCTGTCATCTCACGCCCGTCACGCTGGAGCTAGGTGGCAAAAATCCTGCCATTGTGCTCGACGGTGCAGACCTGGCAGTGACCGCCCGCCGCTTGATTTGGGGCAAAGGGGTGAATGCTGGACAAACCTGCATCGCCCCTGACCACCTCCTGGTTCAGACCAGCATCAGGCAGCGCCTCGTGGAAGCCTTACGAGAGGAGCGCCGCAAGCTCTATGGAGAAGATCCAATCGCTTCTGCTGATCTCAGCTCCTTAATCCACGATCGGCATTTTCAACATCTCGAAGGCCTGCTGGCGACTGCACGAGCAGAGGGACGCATCCTGTTTGGGGGGGAATGCGACCACCAAAGCCGCAAGATCGCACCCACCTTGATTGAGGTGCACAGCGATCAGGATCCCTTGATGGCAGAGGAAATCTTTGGCCCCTTATTGCCCATGTTGACGGTGGATACGTTGGATTCCGCGATTACACGGATTCAACAGCAAGACAAGCCATTGGCGATCTACCTCTTCGGCGGTGATCACAACGACCAAAGCGAGGTTCTGCAACGCACCAGTTCAGGTGGCGTCTGCTTTAACGATGTGGTGATGCAAAAAGGGGTTCCTGAATTGCCATTCGGTGGAGTGGGCCCCAGTGGCATGGGCAGCTATCACGCAGAAACCGGCTTTCAAACCTTCTCCCACGAGCGCTCGGTGCTGAGCCGGCCCTTTTTTCTCGACATCCGTCTCCGCTACCCCCCGTATTCATTCAATCCTGCGGTATTTCGCTGTTTGGTTGGCTGA
- a CDS encoding alpha-amylase family protein: MTKQQPWWNGAVIYQLIVRSYADGNGDGIGDLQGLANRLPYLRWLGVEAIWLTPIYPSPLQDGGYDITDFKSIHPELGDLAAFHRVLIAAHSHGIKVVMDLVLNHTSTLHPWFQRARWAPEGSPERDVYVWSDDPKRYADAPVLFRHFESSNWEWDEVAQQYYLHRFLRHQPDLNYDSPVVQEEMLDVVDFWIERGVDGFRLDAVPFLCEAEGSRCEGLPETHEFLKRLRARVDRHGKDVLLLAEAIQPVEEAAPYLADDELHGAFNFALTAHLFASIASGTVEALRECLQAAQNAVGGCRWALPLRNHDELWLGDGHLVPEDVIQTIRAGLHQGQGHWLNWGINRRLAPLLNGDPGSNRVMHALLYSLPGLPCLYYGDELGMGDWPGLRDRDPNRTPMAWTPGRNGGFSTAPDPLLVLPPITAPGYDYRVVNVEVQKQLPGSLLNWHRRMLTCRKLLPALRNGDFELLDCAHPGVIVYVRTNATMTVMVAANLSAAGASFRLDLSRWSGERTREVLWGCDFPPADADWFVYLAAHGFSWWLIGEVEETDNSSEAFADQQDKFSSGGVLGASIPSSSRRA, from the coding sequence ATGACAAAGCAGCAGCCGTGGTGGAACGGTGCCGTCATCTACCAGCTGATTGTGCGCAGCTATGCCGATGGCAATGGGGATGGGATCGGCGACCTGCAGGGTTTGGCGAATCGCCTGCCCTATCTCCGTTGGTTGGGCGTGGAAGCGATTTGGCTCACTCCGATTTATCCATCGCCTCTGCAGGACGGTGGTTACGACATCACCGACTTCAAGTCCATCCATCCAGAGCTGGGAGATTTAGCGGCCTTCCATCGGGTTTTGATCGCAGCGCACTCTCACGGAATCAAGGTGGTGATGGATTTGGTGCTGAATCACACCAGCACGCTCCACCCTTGGTTTCAGCGCGCCCGTTGGGCCCCTGAAGGCAGTCCTGAACGGGATGTGTATGTGTGGAGCGATGACCCCAAGCGTTATGCCGATGCCCCCGTGCTGTTCCGCCATTTCGAGTCTTCGAACTGGGAATGGGACGAGGTGGCGCAGCAGTACTACCTCCACCGGTTTTTGCGTCATCAACCCGACCTCAATTACGACAGCCCAGTCGTGCAGGAGGAGATGCTTGATGTGGTGGATTTTTGGATTGAGCGAGGCGTGGATGGCTTCCGTCTTGATGCGGTTCCCTTTCTCTGTGAAGCCGAGGGTTCCCGTTGTGAAGGGTTGCCTGAAACGCACGAATTCCTCAAGCGTTTACGGGCCCGGGTGGATCGCCATGGTAAGGATGTTTTGCTCCTCGCAGAAGCGATTCAACCCGTGGAGGAGGCTGCTCCTTACCTCGCGGATGACGAACTGCATGGAGCCTTTAACTTCGCCCTAACGGCCCACCTGTTTGCCTCGATTGCCAGTGGAACGGTGGAGGCCTTGCGTGAGTGTTTGCAGGCGGCTCAGAACGCTGTTGGGGGGTGTCGCTGGGCCTTGCCTTTACGCAATCACGATGAGCTTTGGTTGGGGGACGGCCATCTGGTTCCAGAAGATGTGATCCAAACGATCCGAGCAGGATTGCATCAGGGGCAGGGCCATTGGCTGAACTGGGGAATCAACCGGCGTCTTGCGCCTTTGCTCAATGGTGATCCGGGGTCCAATCGGGTGATGCATGCCCTGCTGTACAGCCTTCCAGGACTTCCATGCCTCTATTACGGAGATGAGCTTGGGATGGGGGATTGGCCGGGCTTGCGCGACCGCGACCCGAATCGCACTCCGATGGCCTGGACGCCAGGACGAAATGGTGGATTTTCAACGGCTCCAGATCCACTGCTGGTGTTGCCACCCATCACGGCTCCCGGATACGACTATCGGGTGGTGAATGTGGAAGTTCAGAAGCAGTTGCCTGGATCGCTTCTGAATTGGCATCGACGCATGCTCACCTGCCGCAAGCTGCTTCCCGCCTTGCGCAATGGCGACTTTGAGCTGTTGGATTGCGCCCATCCTGGCGTGATCGTGTATGTCCGTACGAACGCAACAATGACCGTGATGGTGGCGGCCAATCTCTCGGCCGCTGGGGCATCCTTTCGCCTCGACCTGAGCCGTTGGTCTGGTGAACGCACCCGTGAGGTGCTGTGGGGGTGCGACTTCCCCCCTGCGGATGCGGATTGGTTTGTCTACCTCGCTGCGCATGGATTCAGCTGGTGGTTGATTGGTGAGGTGGAGGAAACCGACAACAGCAGCGAGGCCTTTGCTGATCAGCAGGACAAGTTCAGCTCCGGTGGGGTGTTGGGGGCGTCTATCCCCTCCTCTTCAAGAAGGGCTTGA
- a CDS encoding glycerol-3-phosphate dehydrogenase/oxidase, whose protein sequence is MADQRFDLVVIGGGASGCSVAYEAVRRGLRVALLEGHDLGSGTSCRSTKLLHGGVRYLELAFKTADLAQLRLVREALLERGHWLEQAPFLAQRLELALPSDCRLGQAYYRIGLGLYDALSGRAGIGSSRMLSSKQLHQALPLLRPDVQRGVAYSDGQFDDARLNLLLALTAERAGAVIRTRTKVRELERNSQGQICAAISENSQGEQERWEAKAVVNATGIHADAIRRMADPNCSMRMLTSRGVHLVLRANLCPEGLGLLLPSTDDGRVLFMLPFFGRTLVGTTDTKCTQASAAAPSADEQTYLLDYVKRWFPDLGDPVVGSCWAGGRPLLKPAGAEVNSSRVVREHEVETLNSGLISVMGGKWTTCRPMALDTLQAVEEQFGSPLPDPSALPLIGADQDPKRTPSLLQEQVRALERLLPESPLRDQQRAHLQSSFGLEAAALVASWSESERQPLSDVIPVCRGELRHAISAEHACTATDVLARRCRLAMVDQDEAERLLPQVQALLEEEGIDAPNTPPELNLSC, encoded by the coding sequence ATGGCTGATCAACGTTTTGACCTCGTCGTTATCGGCGGTGGCGCCAGTGGATGCAGCGTGGCCTATGAAGCGGTCCGCCGCGGCCTGCGTGTTGCTCTGCTCGAGGGCCATGACCTCGGCAGTGGCACCAGCTGCCGCAGCACCAAACTCCTGCATGGAGGGGTGCGTTATCTCGAACTTGCTTTTAAAACAGCCGACCTCGCCCAATTGCGCTTGGTTAGAGAAGCCCTGCTCGAACGGGGGCACTGGCTGGAACAAGCTCCGTTCTTAGCCCAACGCCTTGAACTGGCCCTGCCCAGCGACTGTCGTCTTGGCCAGGCCTACTACCGCATCGGCCTTGGGCTGTATGACGCCCTATCCGGTCGTGCCGGGATCGGCAGCAGCCGCATGCTGTCCTCCAAGCAACTCCACCAAGCACTCCCTCTTCTGCGTCCTGATGTTCAACGCGGTGTGGCCTACAGCGACGGGCAATTCGATGATGCTCGCCTGAATCTGCTGCTAGCTCTTACCGCTGAACGGGCCGGTGCTGTGATTCGAACCCGCACCAAGGTTCGGGAGCTGGAACGCAACAGCCAGGGGCAGATCTGTGCTGCCATCAGCGAAAACAGCCAAGGAGAGCAAGAACGCTGGGAAGCCAAGGCCGTGGTGAATGCCACAGGCATCCATGCGGATGCCATTCGGCGGATGGCCGACCCCAACTGCTCCATGCGCATGCTCACCAGTAGGGGAGTGCATCTGGTGTTAAGAGCCAACCTCTGTCCTGAAGGACTTGGTTTGCTGTTGCCATCCACCGATGACGGCCGTGTTCTGTTCATGTTGCCGTTCTTTGGTCGCACCCTGGTCGGCACCACAGACACCAAGTGCACACAAGCGAGTGCAGCCGCTCCATCCGCAGACGAGCAAACCTATTTGCTCGATTACGTGAAGCGCTGGTTCCCCGACCTCGGCGATCCCGTTGTGGGGAGCTGTTGGGCTGGCGGACGACCGCTGCTCAAGCCAGCCGGTGCTGAAGTGAATAGCAGCAGGGTCGTGCGCGAGCACGAGGTTGAGACGCTGAACAGTGGCCTGATCAGCGTGATGGGCGGGAAATGGACCACCTGCAGACCCATGGCGCTCGACACCCTTCAGGCGGTGGAAGAGCAATTCGGGAGCCCCCTTCCAGACCCCTCTGCATTACCGCTAATCGGCGCAGATCAAGACCCCAAACGCACTCCTTCTCTGCTGCAAGAGCAAGTCCGCGCCCTGGAACGCTTGCTACCAGAGAGCCCTCTACGCGATCAGCAACGGGCCCACCTGCAATCCAGTTTCGGATTGGAAGCGGCTGCACTCGTGGCCAGTTGGAGTGAAAGCGAGCGTCAGCCTTTGAGCGATGTCATCCCCGTATGTCGCGGTGAATTACGCCATGCCATTAGCGCCGAACACGCCTGCACGGCAACGGATGTCCTCGCCCGTCGCTGCCGCTTAGCCATGGTGGACCAGGACGAAGCCGAGCGGCTTCTTCCCCAGGTTCAAGCCCTTCTTGAAGAGGAGGGGATAGACGCCCCCAACACCCCACCGGAGCTGAACTTGTCCTGCTGA
- a CDS encoding glycerol kinase GlpK, producing the protein MAMAAPPLLLALDQGTSSSRAALFDTDGRPVASASAPLDIHYPADGWVEQSPTAIWESQRLAMSRLEQAITPEQRQAVISCGITNQRETTTLWKRSDGSPCGPALVWQDGRTADLCEQWKASGLETSWRAKTGLMLDPYFSASKIRWLLDHETAASSAAAQGDLCFGTVESWLLWQLSGGTIHATDMSNASRTLLMDLEQRQWIDDACAEIGLPKQALPELRPCRGDFGVIQAGLPFAGVPIQALLGDQQAATLGQLCLQPGEGKCTYGTGAFLVVNTGTSIRHSDAGLLSTLGWTDEHGTPTYCLEGSLFNAGTVVQWLRDGLGIIRSAEEVNPLAQEVENAAGVMLVPAFTGWGTPHWDPSARGLLIGITRDTRRGHIARAALEGIALSVASLVELAEQAMEQSLGELAVDGGAAASDLLLQAQADSTGLRVRRPKHLESTARGVALLAGLQAGVIADLKDLVPNRTQNSSVFEPQQTLEQRQRWRQRWNDAVSRSLHWNG; encoded by the coding sequence ATGGCTATGGCAGCACCGCCCCTCCTGCTCGCACTAGATCAAGGCACCAGCAGCTCACGCGCTGCTCTCTTCGATACGGATGGCCGCCCAGTCGCCAGCGCTTCCGCACCGCTTGACATTCACTACCCCGCCGATGGCTGGGTAGAACAAAGTCCTACGGCGATCTGGGAGAGCCAGCGTCTGGCGATGAGCCGCCTTGAGCAGGCGATCACTCCGGAGCAGCGGCAAGCCGTGATCAGCTGCGGCATCACCAATCAGCGCGAAACCACCACGCTCTGGAAACGCAGCGATGGCAGCCCCTGCGGCCCAGCCCTGGTCTGGCAGGACGGCCGCACAGCCGATCTCTGTGAGCAATGGAAGGCAAGCGGCCTTGAAACGAGCTGGAGAGCCAAAACCGGCCTGATGCTCGACCCCTATTTCAGCGCGAGCAAAATTCGCTGGCTGCTCGACCATGAAACTGCCGCAAGCAGTGCCGCGGCCCAGGGTGATCTCTGCTTTGGAACGGTGGAGAGCTGGCTCCTATGGCAGCTCAGTGGCGGCACCATTCATGCCACAGACATGAGCAATGCCAGCCGCACCCTGCTGATGGATCTAGAGCAGCGGCAATGGATCGATGACGCCTGCGCTGAAATTGGCTTACCCAAGCAGGCCCTCCCCGAACTCAGGCCCTGCCGAGGCGATTTCGGAGTGATCCAAGCGGGTTTGCCCTTTGCTGGCGTACCCATTCAAGCCCTGCTTGGCGACCAACAGGCCGCCACCCTGGGGCAACTCTGCCTGCAACCAGGCGAAGGCAAATGCACTTACGGCACCGGCGCCTTTCTCGTGGTGAACACCGGCACCAGCATCCGCCATTCCGACGCTGGCCTGCTGAGCACCCTGGGCTGGACCGATGAGCACGGCACCCCCACCTACTGCTTAGAAGGAAGTCTGTTTAATGCGGGCACGGTGGTGCAATGGCTGCGCGATGGCCTCGGCATCATTCGCAGTGCCGAAGAGGTCAATCCCCTCGCGCAAGAGGTGGAGAACGCCGCCGGGGTGATGCTTGTTCCAGCCTTCACCGGATGGGGCACACCCCACTGGGACCCCAGTGCCAGGGGTTTGTTAATCGGGATCACCCGCGACACCCGCCGAGGGCATATCGCTCGAGCCGCCCTGGAAGGAATTGCTCTCTCCGTTGCCAGTCTTGTGGAGTTGGCAGAGCAAGCCATGGAGCAAAGTCTCGGGGAGCTTGCCGTGGATGGGGGAGCCGCAGCTTCTGACCTTCTCCTGCAAGCCCAAGCCGACAGCACCGGTTTGCGCGTGCGGCGCCCAAAGCATCTCGAAAGCACAGCGCGCGGTGTGGCCCTTCTGGCGGGCTTACAAGCCGGCGTAATTGCAGATCTCAAAGACCTGGTGCCGAATCGCACCCAAAACTCCAGCGTGTTTGAGCCCCAACAAACCCTGGAGCAGCGCCAACGCTGGCGCCAACGTTGGAACGATGCTGTGAGCAGGAGCCTTCACTGGAATGGCTGA
- a CDS encoding glycoside hydrolase family 13 protein, producing MGPTACKGMAETSRIGPFPTWVAEAMVYQVFPDRFRRSGRVEAQQGLALQPWGTDPAEQGFQGGDLYGVIEALDHLQQLGVTCLYLTPVFSSAANHRYHAYDYFEVDPLLGGNAALDALIAAVHQRGMRLILDGVFNHCGRGFWAFHHLLENGDRSPYREWFHVHQWPLRPYPRKGQDCGYSCWWNDPALPKFNHDHAPVQEYLLAVGRHWLERGIDGWRLDVPDEVPAAFWVDFRRMVKAVNPEAWIVGEIWGDARSWLQGEHFDGVMNYRLGWSSLCWVAGARLRRSYRNPMYPLRPLETEALLQIWSETQGWYAPEVNRCQLNLLDSHDVPRALHSLKGDVAALSLALLLLMLQPGAPCLYYGTEVGLEGGPEPACREAMPWEEPWLQDLRPLIVALTKVRQQLEAVRERGLSWQAHARDGLIGRAPGVVVVVNRSRRKALRLDPHDVARDGWETDGAVIGRYQRAPHSLSPQSAVLFKVPG from the coding sequence ATGGGACCAACGGCCTGCAAAGGAATGGCAGAGACATCACGCATTGGGCCGTTCCCCACTTGGGTCGCTGAGGCGATGGTCTACCAAGTGTTTCCTGATCGTTTTCGCCGCAGCGGCCGGGTGGAAGCGCAGCAGGGGTTGGCGTTGCAGCCCTGGGGGACAGACCCTGCCGAACAGGGGTTCCAGGGGGGTGATCTCTACGGAGTGATCGAGGCTCTGGACCACCTTCAGCAGCTGGGAGTGACCTGTCTGTACCTCACCCCTGTTTTCAGTTCGGCCGCCAATCATCGCTATCACGCTTATGACTATTTCGAGGTGGATCCTTTATTAGGAGGGAATGCTGCGCTTGATGCCCTGATTGCGGCGGTGCATCAACGGGGCATGCGTCTGATCCTCGATGGGGTGTTCAACCATTGCGGCCGCGGCTTTTGGGCGTTTCATCACCTGTTGGAAAATGGGGATCGCTCTCCCTATCGCGAGTGGTTCCATGTGCATCAGTGGCCGCTGCGGCCCTATCCGCGGAAGGGCCAAGACTGTGGTTACAGCTGCTGGTGGAATGATCCGGCGCTGCCGAAGTTCAACCATGACCATGCTCCCGTGCAGGAGTACCTCCTAGCGGTTGGTAGGCACTGGTTAGAACGCGGCATCGACGGTTGGCGCTTAGACGTGCCCGATGAAGTGCCTGCTGCCTTTTGGGTGGACTTCCGGCGCATGGTGAAAGCGGTGAACCCCGAGGCCTGGATCGTGGGTGAAATTTGGGGAGATGCCAGGTCTTGGCTGCAGGGAGAGCATTTCGATGGCGTGATGAATTACCGCTTGGGCTGGAGCAGCCTTTGTTGGGTGGCGGGCGCGCGTTTGCGACGCAGCTACCGCAACCCGATGTACCCGTTGCGCCCCCTGGAGACGGAGGCCTTGCTGCAGATCTGGTCTGAGACGCAGGGTTGGTATGCGCCGGAGGTGAACCGCTGCCAACTCAATCTTTTAGATAGTCACGATGTGCCCCGGGCCTTGCACAGCCTCAAAGGAGATGTAGCTGCGCTGTCTTTGGCGTTGCTGCTGTTGATGCTTCAGCCTGGGGCCCCTTGCTTGTACTACGGAACGGAAGTGGGCCTGGAGGGCGGTCCTGAACCAGCCTGTCGCGAGGCGATGCCGTGGGAGGAGCCTTGGCTCCAGGATTTGCGCCCTTTAATCGTGGCGTTGACCAAGGTCCGTCAACAGCTGGAGGCGGTGCGGGAGCGCGGCCTGTCGTGGCAGGCTCATGCCCGTGATGGCCTCATCGGACGTGCACCCGGGGTGGTGGTGGTGGTGAACCGCTCTCGGCGGAAGGCTTTGCGACTCGATCCTCACGACGTCGCACGAGATGGTTGGGAGACGGATGGTGCGGTGATTGGTCGCTACCAGAGGGCTCCCCATTCACTGTCGCCTCAATCAGCGGTGCTATTTAAGGTTCCAGGATGA